The genome window AGCTGATTTTCTTATAAGTGTATTCTGCCGACTCCAGTTTACTGAGTTGGCGACATACATCGTCGAGTATCGTGTTGACGGAGTCATCCGTTAGGCTGCCTTCGACACGCATGGTGACATCATAGCTGTCCTCGATGAACCGGACATCAATTCCATCTACTTCGATGGTGTGCTGGTTGTAATCGTCGTCGAACTCGTCATCAAAGTTGGAAAAAATGGGGTCGATTTCCGGAGCGACGGAGTGGGGGATACTAGGGCTATAAAGGGTGGGTAAGAGATCAAGGTCTGTCTTGTTGATTAGCTCTTCATTCTCTTTGGCCATGTCGTTATGACCTTCTTGCAGAAGCTTGAATGTTTCGTCATCGAGATCGCCTCTCAGCATTTCGGGATCGCCGTAAAGATCCAATCCCATGGATGTCATTTCCACGTGAGTGCGTAGATCGAAGAGGTTGTTCATCTCCCCGTCTTTGCGGAACAATCGGTATTGGCTCCAATCCTTCTTTTCGACACATCGCCACTGCCAATTTGTTAGGTCAAGCTCCCAAGTGGCAAAAACATCGACCAAATCGTTTTCTTCAGTCCATTGCTGGGGGTCGGTCATACGGATAACGTTGCTTTCCTCGCAATAAAAAGCAGTGTGTCTGGAGATCCATCCTGGGCTGTTAGTTGTCTCTTGCCGAGTGATCGACCAATCGTTGGTGTTGAGTCGCATGACCTGGGTTTGCAGTGGATCCCGCTTGTCAGGATAGCCGAGTGAGCCAATCAAAATAATCTCATCGCCTACTACGGTGGCGCTATGAAAATCGGTGGCTGGAAATACATCTTCCGGGTAACCGTAAATCTCGACCTCGTCGTCAGGGGTTACGACGATGACATCATGATAGATATAGAAGTCCGGATCATAACTATCCTCATGCTCACCAGCGATGTAAACGACTCTGCCGTCAGGTAGAAGGGTTTCGGTTTGGCCGAAACGGTCAAAGCTCCAGCAGGGGCCGACATCAAATGATGAGTCACCATCGAACGCCTCATTAATTACAAATGCAGAATCAGACGAGTTTACACACCAGACCCAGAACGGATTGGTCATCACCTCAGGGTTTGCCTTTCCACGTCTGGGGCTGCGGAAATTGATGAAATCTTGTTGGCTCGGTAACATGATACTTTTATTACACGGTCGTGAGGGATATTTCAAGCTGCTACGCTTTGACCAATATTTGTCATGAACTATACAATAACTTGCAAATAATGCAACTTTATGTATAGTTTATCCATGACCCCAATGAAAACCCTCTTATCCACGCTTCGTGCCTTGGCGGATCGGGAGCGGTGTGTGTTTGCGGCTTCTGATTTGGCGGGGGCGGTTCCTTTGAGTGGTGTGGGGAGTGACCAGATGGCGGTTTTGTTATCGCGGGCGGTGACGGCGGGGGAATTGAAAAGGGTTTGCCGGGGGATTTATTATTATCCGGTAAGTGGGTATCGGCAGGAAAATTTGCTGTTCCATACTGCGGCTCGGTTGCGGGCTGGGGAGCTGAACTACCTCAGTCTGGAAACGGTGCTGAGTGACGAGGGGGTGATTTCCCAGGTGCCGATGAACTGGATCACGTTGATGAGCTCGGGGCGGAGTCATGTGGTGGACTGTGGCGAGTATGGTCGCATCGAATTTGTGCACACGGCGCAGCGTGCGGAGGATTTGCAGGGCGAGCTGGCATACGATGGCGAGCGGCGTTTGTGGCGGGCATCGGTGCGGCAGGCATTGCGCGATTTACGAGTGACCCGTCGGAGTAAGGATCTGATTAACGAGGAGATGGCCAATGAGTTTGTTTGATACATTAGTGGACGAGGCTTTGAGATCTCGTGAGGATTTGCATGTGTTGCGTCCGGTGGTGGAGAAGGAATTGCTGCATCACGATATCTTGCGCGAAATGAGTGGCGCTGGTTTGTTAGGTGGTCTGACATTTATCGGCGGCACCTGTTTGCGGGCCTGTTATGGGTCGATGCGACTTAGCGAGGATCTAGATTTTACGGGTGGGGTGGATTTTAACCGGGAAGACCTGGCTACGCTTGGAGATGTGTTAGTAGAAAGGTTGAAGACTCGTTACGGGTTACCCGTCAGCGTGGGCGAGCCAGTGAAGGAGGATGGAAATGTCTCAACCTGGAAAATGACGGTGGAAACGAGGCCTGGACTGAGGCACATGCCGGCTCAACGGATTCATCTGGATATTTGTGCGATTCCCAGCCACGACCGCCGACCGATGATGCTCAGGAATTTGTATGGCGTCGATTTAGGCACCTCTGGGCTGATTTTACAGGCTCAGAGCAGAGAGGAAATTTTGGCTGATAAGGTCGTGGCATTGGCTTTCAGAGAGAATCGAGTCAAGAACCGTGACTTGTGGGACATGGCATGGCTTTCCCAGCAAGGAGTGGAGCTGCCGCAAGAGTTGATCCCCGTTAAAGTGGCGGATCACGGCAGGGGGCTAGACGAGTTTAAAAGTCGGTTGGAAGATCGGACGAAGGCGTTGAAACGTGATGCTGAAATGCAAAAAGACTTCGTAGTAGAAATGCGCCGTTTTCTACCTGTGTCCACTGTGATTGAGACAGTAGAGCGAAGCGATTACTGGGAATATTTGACGAATGTAATCAGTGATTTGGGTGGACGAGCCATGGCGTAAGAGCATATGATGTTACCATGTTAAAGGGAATTTCACCACTGCTGTCGCCCGAACTGTTAGCTGTCCTGTGCCGTATGGGGCACGGCGAGGAAATCTTGCTGGCTGATGGTCACTTCCCGGCACACCAGTTCAATGACACGGTGATCAGGGCTGACGGATTAAGCATCCCGGATCTACTCGACGGCATCCTGCCGTTATTCGAGCTCGACCCCTATGACCCGGCACCCGTGATTACCATGGAGGCCGTCGAGGGTGACTCGCTTGATCCAAAAGTGGAGGGTGCCTATGCCGAGGCGATTGAAAGGCACAGCGAACTGAATCCATCCATTTCCCGTCTTGAGAGGTTTGCCTTTTATGACCGTGTCAAAACCGCCCACGCCGTGGTTGCCACAGGTGACGTCAACAAATACGCCAACATCATCCTCAAAAAAGGTGTGACGCCTGTTTAGGCGCCACACCGGTTTCATCAATCCTTTATTGCAACGGAACTCTTGGAGAGTTCGGTTTTATGCCTTGGCCTCGCCGATGTGTTTTCTGTGGGCGAGAAAGCCGTAGATGGCGATGGCGACAAAGCAGATCAAGGGCAGCACGAAGGATACCCGTGTGCTTGAGAGCGTCATGGAGCCGAATTCGAAGGCGTCCTTGTCCATGATGGAGGCTTGGAGGGGAGGCATCAGACAGCCGCCACCGATAGCCATGATCAGTCCGGCGGCACCGAGCTTGGCGTCGTCACCCAGGCCATCGAGGGCGATACCGTAAATGGTGGGGAACATCAGTGACATACAGGCTGAGACCCCGATCAGGCAGTAGAGGCCGGGCATGCCCTTGATAAAGATCAGGCCGAGAACCAAGGCGCCGCCGCCGACCGCAAGTGCGGAGAGAAGTCCGCCCGGGCTGACATACTTGAGCAGGAATGTACAGATGAAGCGGCTGCTTACAAAGATGATCATGGCAACGATGTTATAGCCCTGGGCGGTTGATGCCCGCATACCGAGTTCGTTGCCGGCGTATTGGATGATAAAGGTCCAGATCATGATCTGCGCGCCGACGTAGAATGCCTGGGCGATGACACCTCCGACGTAGTTGGAGT of Akkermansiaceae bacterium contains these proteins:
- a CDS encoding nucleotidyl transferase AbiEii/AbiGii toxin family protein, which gives rise to MSLFDTLVDEALRSREDLHVLRPVVEKELLHHDILREMSGAGLLGGLTFIGGTCLRACYGSMRLSEDLDFTGGVDFNREDLATLGDVLVERLKTRYGLPVSVGEPVKEDGNVSTWKMTVETRPGLRHMPAQRIHLDICAIPSHDRRPMMLRNLYGVDLGTSGLILQAQSREEILADKVVALAFRENRVKNRDLWDMAWLSQQGVELPQELIPVKVADHGRGLDEFKSRLEDRTKALKRDAEMQKDFVVEMRRFLPVSTVIETVERSDYWEYLTNVISDLGGRAMA
- the fucU gene encoding L-fucose mutarotase is translated as MLKGISPLLSPELLAVLCRMGHGEEILLADGHFPAHQFNDTVIRADGLSIPDLLDGILPLFELDPYDPAPVITMEAVEGDSLDPKVEGAYAEAIERHSELNPSISRLERFAFYDRVKTAHAVVATGDVNKYANIILKKGVTPV